In Akkermansia muciniphila, one DNA window encodes the following:
- a CDS encoding efflux RND transporter periplasmic adaptor subunit: MSEAPQKKGTFWSIGIGLGIVALLTGTAIVTDPSVSFSSSGNRGCASAGTEKPLRLQTNTLSISAPGIVRASYLTMLSPSVSGKVDKVHPLFNVGEIVLKGTPLMELEKFEYRARLANAQAELEQARLDVSTEQAEALKAIKKTYSSVSKSGEESELVLRVPQRRAVNARLNAAEAYVAEAEQALRDTVLEAPYTCQVVECSVGAGARVVAGQPVGKVIPLQERMIRIPVPLEEFSALPRDEQGKVNTALTASCVLNNGKRLQWLGRVTAVDAALDSESNSAVLIASLEPNASHVSEWQVAPVNMALQVAINVQVPVSAWIPASAVRDGSSIQVKTPSGMQERKVHVVTLKDGSALVTVPEFQAGDALIL, encoded by the coding sequence ATGAGCGAGGCCCCTCAAAAAAAGGGAACATTCTGGTCCATAGGCATCGGCCTGGGGATTGTGGCGCTTTTGACAGGCACGGCTATTGTAACGGATCCTTCCGTCTCATTTTCCTCTTCCGGGAACAGGGGGTGCGCGTCCGCAGGAACGGAGAAACCCCTCCGGCTGCAGACGAACACCCTTTCCATTTCCGCGCCCGGCATTGTAAGGGCCTCCTACCTGACGATGCTTTCTCCCAGCGTTTCCGGAAAGGTGGACAAAGTGCATCCCCTGTTTAACGTGGGGGAAATTGTCCTGAAGGGAACCCCCCTGATGGAATTGGAAAAATTTGAATACCGCGCCCGTCTTGCAAATGCCCAGGCGGAACTGGAACAGGCCCGTCTGGATGTTTCTACGGAGCAGGCGGAAGCCCTGAAAGCCATCAAAAAGACATACAGCTCCGTCTCCAAAAGCGGTGAGGAATCCGAACTGGTGCTCCGGGTGCCGCAGAGAAGAGCCGTAAACGCGAGGCTGAACGCCGCGGAGGCGTATGTGGCGGAAGCGGAACAGGCCCTCCGGGATACGGTGCTGGAAGCTCCCTATACCTGCCAGGTGGTGGAATGCTCTGTGGGCGCCGGTGCCCGCGTAGTCGCCGGGCAGCCGGTGGGGAAAGTAATTCCTCTTCAGGAACGGATGATACGGATTCCCGTTCCTCTGGAAGAATTTTCCGCGTTGCCCAGGGATGAGCAGGGCAAAGTGAATACGGCTCTGACCGCCTCCTGCGTGCTGAATAATGGAAAACGGCTGCAATGGCTGGGCCGCGTTACGGCGGTGGATGCGGCGCTGGATTCCGAAAGCAATTCCGCCGTGCTGATTGCCTCTCTGGAGCCGAATGCCTCCCATGTCTCCGAGTGGCAGGTGGCTCCCGTCAACATGGCCCTTCAAGTGGCCATCAACGTGCAGGTTCCCGTTTCCGCGTGGATTCCCGCTTCCGCCGTCAGGGACGGCAGCTCCATCCAGGTAAAAACGCCGTCAGGAATGCAGGAGCGCAAGGTGCATGTAGTGACGTTGAAAGACGGCAGCGCTCTGGTGACTGTGCCGGAATTCCAGGCTGGGGACGCTCTGATTCTTTAA
- a CDS encoding YbjN domain-containing protein, whose translation MENQHLSLLDRVYTVLRKRGEETEWITSADDHNIKTGIAFVPCDTFTPVSLLYTMIERPETLVIDVLFAAKVPEARRVEVSIILSELNADQTAGAFQLDPNSGYVYYRQSFVLEGMDLSEAQFAQLMKNIETVAVETAEAYSHIMETEYPK comes from the coding sequence ATGGAAAACCAGCATCTCAGCCTTTTGGACCGTGTGTACACCGTTCTCAGAAAGAGAGGGGAAGAAACGGAATGGATCACTTCTGCTGATGACCACAACATTAAGACGGGCATCGCATTCGTTCCCTGTGATACGTTCACCCCGGTGAGCCTCCTGTACACCATGATTGAACGTCCGGAGACGCTGGTCATTGACGTGCTTTTTGCCGCCAAGGTCCCTGAAGCCCGCCGTGTGGAAGTCAGCATTATCCTCAGCGAACTGAATGCGGACCAGACTGCCGGCGCCTTTCAGCTGGACCCCAACAGCGGGTACGTTTATTACCGCCAGTCCTTCGTTCTGGAAGGCATGGACCTCTCGGAAGCCCAGTTTGCCCAGTTGATGAAGAATATTGAAACCGTGGCTGTGGAAACGGCGGAGGCCTATTCCCACATCATGGAGACGGAATATCCCAAATAA